In Myxococcales bacterium, a single genomic region encodes these proteins:
- a CDS encoding TetR/AcrR family transcriptional regulator: MGSSRASAKARPSPSAKKASKTSAKSGDKRDRILDAAVKVFAKTGFHGTKVSAIAKAAGVADGTIYLYFRSKEELLVSLFEDRVERLLRYMKDELAKIDSVPEKFRRIIELQLGLLQDERDLAEVVTIILRESTKLINEFAAPKFMMYLDAIARVVAEGQARGDFRPDVAPHLVARATFGALDGIALTWTVGRGEPEALTRAAAQLADLLLRGLSPTPNEAR, from the coding sequence ATGGGCTCGTCCCGCGCGAGCGCGAAGGCGCGCCCTTCGCCGTCGGCGAAAAAGGCGAGCAAGACCTCCGCCAAAAGCGGCGACAAGCGTGACCGCATCCTCGACGCCGCCGTGAAGGTCTTCGCCAAAACGGGCTTTCACGGCACCAAGGTCTCCGCGATCGCGAAGGCCGCAGGGGTCGCCGACGGGACGATCTACCTCTACTTTCGCTCGAAGGAGGAGCTCCTCGTGTCGCTCTTCGAGGACCGCGTGGAACGCCTCCTCCGGTACATGAAAGACGAGCTCGCGAAGATCGATTCAGTGCCGGAGAAGTTCCGCCGAATCATCGAACTCCAGCTCGGCCTCCTCCAGGACGAGCGCGACCTCGCCGAGGTCGTGACCATCATCTTGCGCGAGTCGACGAAGCTCATCAACGAGTTCGCGGCCCCCAAGTTCATGATGTACCTCGACGCCATCGCTCGGGTGGTCGCCGAGGGGCAGGCGCGCGGCGATTTCCGGCCCGATGTCGCGCCACACCTCGTGGCGCGCGCCACCTTTGGGGCCTTGGACGGCATCGCGCTCACGTGGACCGTGGGACGCGGCGAGCCGGAGGCGCTCACGCGAGCGGCCGCGCAGCTCGCCGACCTGCTCCTTCGCGGCTTGTCGCCGACGCCGAACGAGGCGCGGTGA
- the grxD gene encoding Grx4 family monothiol glutaredoxin, translating to MNDDIKQKIQTLIDSNKVVLFMKGTKSFPQCGFSSRVVEILKKEGVAFEGVNVLADPELREGIKEFSNWPTIPQLYVKGKFVGGCDIVTEMHQNGELSGELG from the coding sequence ATGAACGACGACATCAAACAGAAGATCCAAACCCTCATCGATTCGAACAAAGTCGTGCTGTTCATGAAAGGCACGAAGTCCTTCCCGCAGTGCGGTTTCTCGAGCCGGGTCGTGGAGATCCTGAAGAAGGAGGGCGTGGCGTTCGAGGGGGTCAACGTCCTCGCGGATCCAGAGCTCAGAGAAGGCATCAAGGAGTTCTCAAACTGGCCGACAATCCCTCAGCTTTATGTGAAGGGTAAGTTCGTCGGTGGCTGCGATATCGTGACCGAGATGCACCAGAACGGCGAGCTCAGCGGCGAGCTCGGCTGA
- a CDS encoding SDR family oxidoreductase — translation MKLSDLKIVVSGGAQGMGRHFAMRLAEAGAQVAVGDVNEAGLAETAGMAKGPGKVHTRKLDVSSEADVGAFVEWAHEAMGGLNGVINNAGILRDGLLVKKDRETGQVKTMSKEQWDAVLGVNLTGATFLVRDSVKKMVETNTRPGVIVNMSSIARHGNRGQSNYVAAKSALAANTVTWAREFASFGVRVGCIAPGMIETPMTQGMNQKARDALVAAIPVARIGLPEDIWVAVKFVLECDYFNGRTIDVDGGLSM, via the coding sequence ATGAAGCTCAGTGACTTGAAGATTGTCGTTTCCGGTGGAGCTCAGGGCATGGGGCGGCACTTTGCGATGCGGCTGGCGGAGGCCGGCGCCCAGGTGGCTGTCGGCGACGTCAACGAGGCGGGACTCGCGGAGACGGCGGGCATGGCCAAGGGCCCCGGAAAGGTGCACACGCGCAAGCTGGATGTCTCGAGCGAAGCCGACGTGGGGGCTTTCGTTGAGTGGGCTCACGAGGCCATGGGCGGCCTAAACGGCGTCATCAACAACGCTGGCATCCTTCGCGACGGACTCCTCGTCAAGAAGGACCGCGAGACCGGCCAGGTCAAGACGATGAGCAAGGAGCAATGGGACGCGGTCCTCGGCGTGAACCTGACGGGAGCGACTTTCCTCGTTCGTGACTCCGTGAAGAAGATGGTCGAAACGAACACTCGACCAGGCGTCATCGTCAACATGTCGAGCATCGCGCGTCACGGCAATCGCGGCCAGTCGAACTATGTCGCCGCCAAGAGCGCCCTTGCCGCGAACACCGTCACGTGGGCTCGGGAATTTGCCAGCTTCGGGGTCCGCGTTGGCTGCATCGCGCCCGGCATGATCGAGACGCCCATGACGCAAGGCATGAACCAGAAGGCGCGCGACGCGCTGGTCGCGGCGATCCCGGTGGCCCGTATCGGGTTGCCGGAGGACATCTGGGTGGCCGTGAAGTTCGTGCTCGAGTGTGACTACTTCAACGGCCGCACCATCGACGTCGATGGCGGCCTAAGCATGTAG
- a CDS encoding flagellar biosynthetic protein FliQ — MPATTLLLEAREALLMALALSVPVILVAALVGAVVASFQAATQIQDATLGHLPRLLAVAGALALLGPWMARELGQFAERVFSLAGR; from the coding sequence ATGCCCGCGACGACGCTCCTCCTCGAAGCCCGCGAAGCCCTGCTGATGGCCCTCGCCCTTTCGGTGCCAGTGATCCTCGTGGCAGCCCTGGTCGGAGCCGTCGTCGCGTCGTTCCAAGCCGCAACGCAGATCCAGGACGCGACGCTCGGGCACTTGCCCCGCCTCCTGGCCGTCGCGGGGGCGCTCGCGCTCTTGGGCCCGTGGATGGCGCGCGAGCTTGGTCAGTTCGCGGAGCGCGTATTTTCCCTCGCGGGGCGCTGA